In Eubalaena glacialis isolate mEubGla1 chromosome 3, mEubGla1.1.hap2.+ XY, whole genome shotgun sequence, the following are encoded in one genomic region:
- the LINGO4 gene encoding leucine-rich repeat and immunoglobulin-like domain-containing nogo receptor-interacting protein 4 gives MAAATTPKQAWPPWPPIFFLLLLSGGSSGGCPAVCDCTSQPRAVLCAQRRLEAVPGGLPLDTELLDLSGNRLWGLQRGMLSHLGLLRELDLSYNQLSTLEPGAFHGLQGLLTLRLQGNRLRIMGPGVFSGLSALTLLDIRLNQIVLFLDGAFGELGSLQQLEAGDNHLVFVAPGAFAGLAKLSTLTLERCNLSTVPGPALARLPALGALRLRELDIGRLPGGALRGLGQLKELEIHHWPSLEALEPGSLTGLNLSSLAITRCNLSSVPFQALHHLSFLRVLDLSQNPISAIPARRLSPLVRLQELRLSGACLTSIAAHAFHGLTAFHLLDVADNALQTLEETAFPSPDKLVTLRLSGNPLTCDCRLVWLLRLHRHLDFGTSPPACASPQHVQGKSLREFLDILPPGHFTCQPALIRKSGPRWVIAEEGGHAVFSCSGDGDPAPIVSWMRPQGAWLGRAGRVRVLEDGTLEIRSVQLRDRGAYVCVVSNVAGNDSLRTWLEVIQVEPPNSTLSDPNITMPGIPGPFLLDSRGIAMVLAVGFLPFLTSVTLCFGLIALWSKGKGQVKHHMTFDFVAPRTSGDKNSGGNRVTAKLF, from the coding sequence ATGGCTGCGGCCACTACTCCAAAGCAAGCCTGGCCCCCGTGGCCCCCCATCTTTTTCCTGCTCCTCCTGTCTGGGGGGAGCAGCGGCGGCTGCCCTGCTGTGTGTGACTGCACCTCCCAACCCCGGGCAGTGCTCTGTGCCCAGCGGCGACTGGAGGCTGTACCAGGGGGACTCCCGCTGGACACCGAGCTCCTGGACCTGAGTGGGAACCGCCTATGGGGGCTTCAGCGGGGAATGCTCTCCCACCTGGGCCTGCTCCGGGAACTGGACCTCAGCTATAACCAGCTGTCCACCCTCGAGCCAGGGGCCTTCCATGGTCTGCAGGGCCTGCTCACCCTGAGGCTGCAGGGCAACCGTCTGCGAATCATGGGCCCCGGGGTCTTCTCAGGCCTGTCTGCCCTCACGCTGCTGGACATTCGCCTCAACCAGATTGTCCTCTTCCTCGATGGAGCTTTCGGGGAGCTAGGCAGCCTCCAGCAGCTTGAGGCTGGGGACAACCACCTGGTGTTTGTGGCTCCGGGAGCCTTTGCTGGACTGGCCAAGCTGAGCACCCTCACCCTGGAGCGTTGCAACCTCAGCACCGTGCCTGGCCCGGCCCTGGCCCGCCTCCCAGCGCTAGGGGCCCTAAGGCTCCGAGAATTAGATATTGGGAGGCTGCCGGGAGGGGCGCTGCGAGGGCTGGGGCAGCTAAAGGAGCTGGAGATCCATCACTGGCCATCTCTGGAGGCTCTGGAGCCTGGGAGCCTGACTGGGCTCAATCTCAGCAGCTTGGCCATCACCCGCTGCAATCTGAGCTCGGTGCCCTTCCAAGCGCTGCACCACCTGAGCTTCCTCAGGGTCCTGGATCTGTCTCAGAATCCCATCTCTGCCATCCCGGCCCGGAGGCTCAGCCCCCTGGTGCGGCTCCAGGAGCTCCGACTGTCAGGGGCATGCCTCACCTCCATCGCTGCCCACGCCTTCCATGGCTTGACTGCCTTCCACCTCCTAGACGTGGCGGATAACGCCCTTCAGACACTGGAGGAAACAGCCTTCCCTTCTCCAGACAAATTGGTCACCCTGAGGCTGTCTGGTAACCCCCTGACCTGTGACTGCCGCCTCGTCTGGCTGCTCCGGCTCCACCGCCACCTGGACTTTGGCACGTCCCCCCCTGCCTGTGCCAGCCCCCAGCACGTCCAGGGGAAGAGTCTGAGGGAGTTTTTAGACATCCTACCTCCAGGGCACTTCACTTGCCAACCAGCCCTGATCCGAAAGTCCGGGCCACGATGGGTCATTGCAGAGGAGGGGGGGCATGCCGTTTTCTCCTGCTCTGGAGATGGAGACCCAGCCCCCATCGTCTCCTGGATGAGGCCTCAGGGGGCTTGGCTGGGAAGGGCCGGGAGAGTAAGGGTCCTGGAGGATGGGACGCTGGAGATCCGCTCCGTGCAGCTACGAGATAGAGGGGCCTATGTCTGTGTGGTCAGCAATGTAGCTGGGAATGACTCCCTGAGGACCTGGCTGGAAGTAATCCAAGTTGAACCACCAAATAGCACTCTCTCTGACCCCAACATCACCATGCCAGGGATCCCAGGGCCTTTCTTGCTGGATAGCAGAGGCATAGCTATGGTGCTGGCAGTcggcttcctccccttcctcacctCAGTAACCCTGTGCTTTGGCCTCATTGCCCTCTGGAGCAAAGGCAAAGGCCAGGTCAAACATCACATGACCTTTGACTTTGTGGCACCCCGAACCTCTGGGGATAAGAACTCTGGGGGTAACCGGGTCACTGCCAAGCTCTTCTGA